DNA sequence from the Thermus hydrothermalis genome:
CCTGGGGGGAACACCTGCCCACCTACAAGCCCCGCCCCGAGGTTCATATGCTCCAGGAAACGGAAAGAAGCGCCAAAGAGGCCCAAGGCAAGCTGATGAACTACATCACCCCCCACGGCAAGTGGTCCATCCACTCCACCTATTCCGAGAACCACCGCATGATGACCCTTTCCCGGGGCGGTTATCCCATCTGGCTCAACGATAAGGACGCTGCTGAGCTCGGCATCCAGGACAACGACTGGGTGGAGCTTTTCAACGACAACGGGGTCTTCGTGCAGCGGGCTATCGTTTCCGCCCGCATCCCCCGGGGCACGGTCTTCGTCTACCACGCCACGGAGCGCACGGTAGGCATTCCCAAGAGCCCGCTGAGGGGCCAGCGGGCGGGGATGAACAACTCCATCACCCGGGCCCGCCTCAAACCCGTGCTGATGTCGGGCGGCTACGCCCAGTTCACCTACGCCTTCAACTACTGGGGGCCTGTGGGGGTGAACCGGGACACCTGGGTCTATGTGCGCAAGCTGGAGAAGCCCCCGGAGTGGTAAAGGAGGAAGCCCATGAAGGTTAGAGCCCACATGTCCATGCTTTTCCACCTGGACAAGTGCATCGGCTGCCACACCTGCTCCATCGCCTGCAAAAACCTCTGGACCGACCGCAAGGGAGCAGAGTACATGTGGTGGAACAACGTGGAAACGCGGCCCGGGGCCGGTTACCCCACGGGCTGGGAGGACCAGGACCGCTTCAAGGGGGGCTGGGCCTACAAGGACGGCCACCTGGACCTTAGGCTCCACTCCCGTGCCCAGGGCCTTTTCCGCCTCTTCTTCAACCCGGCCCTGCCCTCTTTGGACGACTACTACGAGCCCTACACCTTCCGTTATTCCGACCTCTTCACCGCTCCTGAAACCGAGTACCAGCCCACGGCCATTCCCGTGTCCATGATCACCGGGGAGCCCATGACCCCGGAGGCGGGGCCCAATTGGGACGACGACCTGGGGGGAAGCCCCCTCTACGCCCAAAACGACCCCAACCTCAAGGTCCTAGACCCCGAGGTGCGGGCGCAGCTTCAGGAGATTGAGGGGGTGGTCTTCCAGTACCTGCCCCGGATCTGCAACCACTGCCTGAACCCCGCCTGCGTGGCCGCCTGTCCCAGCGGCGCTATCTACAAGCGGGCCGAAGACGGCGTGGTCCTGGTCAACGAGAACAAGTGCAAGGCTTGGCGGATGTGCGTGGCCGCTTGCCCCTACAAGAAGGTCTACTACAACTGGGCCACGGGCAAGAGCGAGAAGTGCATCCTTTGCTTTCCCCGGCTGGAGACCGGCCAGGCCCCGGCCTGCGCCCACTCCTGCGTGGGACGGATCCGCTACATGGGGGTCTTGCTTTACGATGCCGACCGCATCCCCGAGGCGGCCATGGTGCCGGACGAGGAGCTGGTGGCTTCCCAGCTCTCCCTTATCCTGGACCCCTTTGACCCCGAGGTCATCGCCGCCGCCCAGGCCGAAGGAATAGACGAGGGCTGGATCAAGGCGGCCCAGAACTCGCCCATCTACAAGTTCGTTAAGGTCTGGCGGCTCGCTCTCCCCCTCCACCCCGAGTACCGCACCCTGGCCATGATGTTCTACGTTCCTCCCCTCTCCCCGGTGGTGGCCACGGTGGAGAAGGCCCTGCGGGCGAGCCAGGGCAATGGAGGCCTGGTGCGGCTGGACCTGCCCGAAACCGACCTGGACTTTGAGCTATACGCCAGCTTGGACAGGGCCCGCATGCCCGTGACGTACCTGGCGAACCTCTTCGCCGGCGGGAACGAGGCCCTCATTCTGCCCATCCTCAAGAAGATGTTGGCGGTGCGCATCCTCAAGCGGCAGGAGAGCCTCGAGGGCCGCCCCACGGAAAAGGCCCTACAGGTTCTGGCGGACGCGGGGCTTTCCCTAGAGGAGGCCGAGGCCATTTACCGCCTCACCACCTTGCCCACCTTGGAGGAGCGGTTCGTCCTGCCCCCCTACCACCGGGAGATGGCCGCCGAGGTGTGGAACGACCCCCTGGCCGCCAAGGGTGAGGCGGGCTTCGGCTACATCCAGCCGCCCGTGCGGGGGGAGTAGGAGGGAAGCATGCCGAACCCCATCCTGTTGGAAACCTTGGCTCTGGCCTTGGACTACCCGGTGCCGGGACGGCTTGAGGAGCTTTGGCGCCGGTGGATTGAGTGCCCCAGGAGCCCAGCCAAGCAGCGGTTGGAGCGCTTCTTGCGGCAGGTGGAGGACCTTTCCTTGGGCGAGTGGGAGGAGCTCTACACCCGTACCCTGGACCTTACCCCCACCACCGCTCCCTATGTGGGCTACGCCGCTTACGGGGAAAGCTACCTTCGGGGCGAGCTCTTGGCGGCTTTGGCGCGGGCTTATCGGGAGCTTGGCCTTGACCCAGGGAGCGAGCTTCCCGACCACCTGGCGAACGTCCTCCGCTACCTGGCCCGTTGCCAGGCGCCCTTGCCTGAGCTTTTGGAAATCCTGCCCAAAGCGCTTTCCGAGATGCAACGCACCCTGAAGACCCTGGACGCCAAGAACCCCTACCTTCTGCTCCTCGAGGCCGTCCAGGATGCTTTGCAAGAGGTCTTGACAAGGAGGTGAAGGATGAACTGGAACACCCTCCTTTTCGGTGCCTTCCCCTACATCGCCCTCACCTTGGCGGTGGTGGTCACCGCCTACCGCATGGTCTACCGGCCCTTTTCCGTTTCCGCCCAGTCTAGCCAGCTTCTTGAGCAAAAACGCCTCTTCTTCGGCTCCACCGCCATGCACTGGGGGCTGGTGATCGTTCTCCTAGGCCATCTCTTGGCCCTCTTCCTCCCCAAGGGGCTTCTCCTTTGGAACGCGGTCCCCTTGCGGCTTTACCTCTTGGAGATAACCGGGCTTGGCCTGGGCCTTTGGGCCTTGGCGGGCACCTACGTCCTCCTTGCTCGCCGCATCGCCGTGGCTCGGGTGCGGGCGGCCTCCACCCCTATGGACTACCTGGTCTTGGTCCTGGTCTTCGTCTCCGCCCTTACCGGGGTGCTCACCGCCCTCCTTTACCGCTACGGGAGCTTCTGGTTCCCTGCGGTGATGACCCCCTACCTGTGGTCCGTCTTCACCCTCCAACCCAGGCCCGAACTCCTTGTGGACCTGCCCTTCTGGACCAAGCTCCACGTGTTCAACTTCTGGCTCCTTTTGGCCCTCTTCCCCTTCTCCCGGCTCGTGCACATCGTCACCGTGCCCCTGGGGTACCTGGTGCGGTCCTGGCAAATCGTGATCTGGGTTAGGAAGCTGGCGAGGTGAACCATGGTCCACGACCCTAGGCAACTGGAAAGGGAAAGGCCAGATCGGCTTCGCGTCCTCTGGCTTTCTACCCTAGCCTTCACCCTGATGTTCGCTGTCTGGCTCATGTTCGGGGTGCTGGGCGTGCCCATCCGCAAGGAGTTTGGCCTCTCGGACGTGGAGCTTTCCTGGCTTTCTGCGGTGGCCATCCTGAACGGCTCCTTGTGGCGGCTTCTGGCAGGCATCCTCGCCGACCGCTACGGGGGAAGGCTGGTCTTTACCCTAATGCTTTTCTTCACCGCCATCCCCGCCTACTTGGTGTCCCGTGCCGGAAGCTACCAGGAGCTTCTCCTTTACGCCTTCTTGGTGGGTTTTGCCGGCAATAGCTTTAGCGTGGGCATCGCCTGGAATTCCGCCTGGTTCCCCAAGGAGCAACAGGGCTTTGCCCTTGGCCTTTTCGGGGCGGGGAACGTGGGGGCCAGCGTCACCAAGTTCATCGGCCCGGCCCTCATCGCCAGCATCCCGCCTGCGGGATATCTGGGGGGGCTTATCCCCGGGGGTTGGCGCTTTATCCCCTTCCTCTACGCCATCCTTCTAGTGCTCATGGGCTTTGTCCTCTGGTTCGGCACCCCCAGGAAAGACAAGCGCCCCGGGCAGGGGCGTCCCTTCCTGGAGATGCTTAGGCCCCTCAAGTACGTGCGGGTCTGGCGCTTCAGCCTCTACTACGTGGTGGTCTTCGGCGCCTACGTGGCCTTGTCCGCTTGGCTTCCCAAGTACTACGTGGATGTCTTTGGCCTGCCTTTGCACGAGGCAGCGCTCCTCACCGCCCTTTTCATCTTCCCGGCAAGCCTCCTCCGCCCCGTGGGCGGGTACTTCTCGGACCGCCTAGGGGCTCGGCGGGTCATGTACTGGACCTTCGGCATCATCCTCTTCGCCTCGGGCATCCTCATGATGCCCGAGGGGCACATCGTCCTCTATACCAAGGGGGGGACCAAGGAGGTCATGCAGTTTACCATGAACGTCTGGCTTTTCACCCTTCTCGTCTTCCTCATCGGGGTGGGGATGGGCATCGGCAAGGCGGCGGTGTACAAGCACATCCCCACCTACTTTCCCCAGGACGTGGGCGCGGTGGGAGGGTTGGTGGGAATGCTGGGGGCATTGGGAGGTTTCTTCCTCCCGCCCCTTTTCGCCTACGCCCAGGCTTGGACGGGCTTGCCCCAGATGACCTTCTTCGTGCTCTTCGTTCTCACCGCCATCGCCTTCCTTTGGATGCACTTCACGGTGATCCAGCTTCTCCAAGAGGAGGCCAAGCACCTGCGGCACGAGTTTGAGATGAAAGGAGACCGGTAATGACCAAGAGCACCAAGGGTACGTGGATTACGGATTGGAACCCAGAAGACCCTAAGCGCTGGGACCCTGCCTTGGCCTGGCGCACCCTTTGGATTACCACCTTTAACCTCACCCTCTCCTTCATCACCTGGTATGTGGTGAGCGCCCTGGTGGTGCGCCTGCCCAAGTCCGGCTTCCCCTTGGACACGACCCAGCTTTTCTGGCTCACCGCCATGCCGGGGTTAGCGGGGGGGACGTTGCGCATCGTTTGGACCTTCCTGCCGCCTATCTTGGGCACCCGGCATCTCGTGACCTTTTCCACCTTGCTCCTCCTTGTGCCGCTATTGGGCTGGGGCTTCGCCGTGCAGAACCCCAATACGCCCTACTGGGTTCTCCTCCTGCTGGCCTTCTTGGCCGGCGTGGGCGGGGGAAACTTTTCCGGCTTCATGCCCTCCACCAGCTACTTCTTTCCCAAGCGCCTGCAGGGAACGGCCTTGGGCTTGCAGGCGGGGATCGGCAACTTTGGGGTTTCCGTGGTGCAGTTTGTAACCCCTTGGATCATCGGTTTTGCCCTCTTCGGCTCCTTGTTGGGCGCTCCGCAAACCTTTACCCCCAAGCCCGGTCTCAGCCAGCCCATCTGGCTGCAAAACGCCACGTTTGTCTGGATTCCCTTTGTTTTGGTGGGGGCCTGGCTCGCATGGACCTTTTTGCGGAGCGTTCCGGTACGGGCCAACTTCCGCGAGCAGTTTGACATCTTCCGCGACAAGCACACCTGGATCATGACCAGCCTCTACATCATGACCTTCGGCTCCTTTTCGGGCTTTTCCGCCATCTTCCCCTTGCTCATCCGGGAGGTCTACGGGAAGTTCGATGGCGCCCCCGATCCCTTGCGCTATGCCTTCCTTGGTCCCCTGGTGGGTTCCTTGGCCCGGGTGTTGGCCGGGCCCATTACCGACCGCTTCGGCGGGGCCATTGTGACCCAGGTGTCCGCCATGGGTATCCTCGTTTCGGCCCTCTTGGTCACCCTCTTCACCCGGCCCACTTCATTGGAACAATTCCCCTTCTTTGTGCTGGCCATGCTCCTGGTTTTCTTCTTTAGCGGGGTGGGCAATGCCAGCACCTTCAAACAGATGCCCATGATCTTCCCCCCGAGGCAGGCGGGTGGGGTGATCGGCTGGACGGCGGCCATCGCCGCTTATGGGCCCTTTATCTTCTCCACCCTGGCCGCCTACACCCAAAAGGCCACGGGGGGCTTTACCGCCTTCTTCTACGGCCTCATGGTCTTCTACGCCCTGAACCTCTTCCTGAACTGGTACTACTACGCCCGTAGGGGGGCGGAGAAGCCCTGTTGAGCCGAAGCCCAACGGGTGGGCCTCCGCCAAAGGCGGGGGCTTTTCCCTTTGACCTAGGTCATGGCAAGAGGAGGACTGGCCCGGGGAAACTGAGGGCGCTATGGAGCTGGACGTTCGTCCCATACCCCCAAGAGAGCGGCACCCACGGATCTTTGGCGTCTTTGACAGCTTGGAGCCGGGGGAGAGTTTCGTCTTGGTCAACTCAAAACTTGCACTTATGCACCCTGGGGATAGTTATGCTCGGGGGACCACTT
Encoded proteins:
- the narH gene encoding nitrate reductase subunit beta; translated protein: MKVRAHMSMLFHLDKCIGCHTCSIACKNLWTDRKGAEYMWWNNVETRPGAGYPTGWEDQDRFKGGWAYKDGHLDLRLHSRAQGLFRLFFNPALPSLDDYYEPYTFRYSDLFTAPETEYQPTAIPVSMITGEPMTPEAGPNWDDDLGGSPLYAQNDPNLKVLDPEVRAQLQEIEGVVFQYLPRICNHCLNPACVAACPSGAIYKRAEDGVVLVNENKCKAWRMCVAACPYKKVYYNWATGKSEKCILCFPRLETGQAPACAHSCVGRIRYMGVLLYDADRIPEAAMVPDEELVASQLSLILDPFDPEVIAAAQAEGIDEGWIKAAQNSPIYKFVKVWRLALPLHPEYRTLAMMFYVPPLSPVVATVEKALRASQGNGGLVRLDLPETDLDFELYASLDRARMPVTYLANLFAGGNEALILPILKKMLAVRILKRQESLEGRPTEKALQVLADAGLSLEEAEAIYRLTTLPTLEERFVLPPYHREMAAEVWNDPLAAKGEAGFGYIQPPVRGE
- a CDS encoding nitrate reductase molybdenum cofactor assembly chaperone, with the translated sequence MPNPILLETLALALDYPVPGRLEELWRRWIECPRSPAKQRLERFLRQVEDLSLGEWEELYTRTLDLTPTTAPYVGYAAYGESYLRGELLAALARAYRELGLDPGSELPDHLANVLRYLARCQAPLPELLEILPKALSEMQRTLKTLDAKNPYLLLLEAVQDALQEVLTRR
- the narI gene encoding respiratory nitrate reductase subunit gamma; the encoded protein is MNWNTLLFGAFPYIALTLAVVVTAYRMVYRPFSVSAQSSQLLEQKRLFFGSTAMHWGLVIVLLGHLLALFLPKGLLLWNAVPLRLYLLEITGLGLGLWALAGTYVLLARRIAVARVRAASTPMDYLVLVLVFVSALTGVLTALLYRYGSFWFPAVMTPYLWSVFTLQPRPELLVDLPFWTKLHVFNFWLLLALFPFSRLVHIVTVPLGYLVRSWQIVIWVRKLAR
- a CDS encoding MFS transporter, encoding MVHDPRQLERERPDRLRVLWLSTLAFTLMFAVWLMFGVLGVPIRKEFGLSDVELSWLSAVAILNGSLWRLLAGILADRYGGRLVFTLMLFFTAIPAYLVSRAGSYQELLLYAFLVGFAGNSFSVGIAWNSAWFPKEQQGFALGLFGAGNVGASVTKFIGPALIASIPPAGYLGGLIPGGWRFIPFLYAILLVLMGFVLWFGTPRKDKRPGQGRPFLEMLRPLKYVRVWRFSLYYVVVFGAYVALSAWLPKYYVDVFGLPLHEAALLTALFIFPASLLRPVGGYFSDRLGARRVMYWTFGIILFASGILMMPEGHIVLYTKGGTKEVMQFTMNVWLFTLLVFLIGVGMGIGKAAVYKHIPTYFPQDVGAVGGLVGMLGALGGFFLPPLFAYAQAWTGLPQMTFFVLFVLTAIAFLWMHFTVIQLLQEEAKHLRHEFEMKGDR
- a CDS encoding MFS transporter, whose amino-acid sequence is MTKSTKGTWITDWNPEDPKRWDPALAWRTLWITTFNLTLSFITWYVVSALVVRLPKSGFPLDTTQLFWLTAMPGLAGGTLRIVWTFLPPILGTRHLVTFSTLLLLVPLLGWGFAVQNPNTPYWVLLLLAFLAGVGGGNFSGFMPSTSYFFPKRLQGTALGLQAGIGNFGVSVVQFVTPWIIGFALFGSLLGAPQTFTPKPGLSQPIWLQNATFVWIPFVLVGAWLAWTFLRSVPVRANFREQFDIFRDKHTWIMTSLYIMTFGSFSGFSAIFPLLIREVYGKFDGAPDPLRYAFLGPLVGSLARVLAGPITDRFGGAIVTQVSAMGILVSALLVTLFTRPTSLEQFPFFVLAMLLVFFFSGVGNASTFKQMPMIFPPRQAGGVIGWTAAIAAYGPFIFSTLAAYTQKATGGFTAFFYGLMVFYALNLFLNWYYYARRGAEKPC
- a CDS encoding DUF2249 domain-containing protein — translated: MELDVRPIPPRERHPRIFGVFDSLEPGESFVLVNSKLALMHPGDSYARGTT